In Planctomicrobium piriforme, a genomic segment contains:
- a CDS encoding glutamine synthetase beta-grasp domain-containing protein: MGLPTFKLEYIWLDGYKPEPNLRGKTKIVEKAPKSLEDLDLWGFDGSSTMQAEGHSSDCVLKPVGLYPDCTRKNAYIVMCEVLLPNGEPHPTNHRAGIIDDPDLWVGLEQEYFFWKDGKPLGFPSDGQPSIPQGPYYTGVGYKYMGDVARGIAEEHIDITREAGINLEGINAEVAKGQWEYQVFAKGARKICDDMWVSRFLLIRLAEKYGLDIELHCKPVKGDWNGSGMHLNFSTKFMREKGGKPYFESLMAMFDKMKNEHIAAYGPDNHLRLTGLHETQSIDKFNYGVANRGASIRIPHSFVKNDAYRGYLEDRRPNSQADPYKIVERLTQTLKLVPEA; the protein is encoded by the coding sequence ATGGGTTTACCGACTTTCAAGTTAGAGTACATCTGGTTGGACGGTTACAAGCCGGAGCCAAACCTGCGCGGCAAGACGAAGATCGTCGAAAAAGCTCCCAAGTCTCTGGAAGACCTGGATCTGTGGGGCTTCGACGGCAGCTCGACGATGCAGGCTGAAGGACACAGCTCTGACTGCGTGCTCAAGCCGGTCGGTCTGTATCCGGATTGCACCCGCAAGAACGCCTACATCGTGATGTGCGAAGTGCTGCTGCCGAACGGCGAGCCGCACCCGACCAACCATCGCGCCGGCATCATCGACGATCCGGATCTGTGGGTGGGTCTGGAGCAGGAATACTTCTTCTGGAAAGACGGCAAGCCGCTGGGCTTCCCGTCCGACGGGCAGCCCTCGATTCCGCAGGGTCCGTACTACACCGGCGTCGGTTACAAGTACATGGGCGACGTGGCTCGCGGAATCGCCGAAGAACACATCGACATCACCCGTGAAGCCGGCATCAACCTGGAAGGGATCAATGCCGAAGTCGCCAAAGGCCAGTGGGAATATCAGGTCTTCGCCAAGGGCGCCAGGAAGATCTGCGACGACATGTGGGTTTCTCGCTTCCTGCTGATCCGCCTGGCGGAAAAGTACGGCCTGGATATCGAACTGCACTGCAAGCCGGTCAAGGGCGACTGGAACGGTTCAGGCATGCACTTGAACTTCTCCACGAAGTTCATGCGCGAGAAGGGGGGCAAGCCCTACTTCGAAAGCCTGATGGCGATGTTCGACAAAATGAAGAACGAACACATCGCCGCCTACGGCCCGGACAACCACCTGCGGTTGACCGGTCTGCACGAAACTCAGTCGATCGACAAGTTCAACTACGGCGTCGCGAACCGCGGTGCTTCCATTCGTATTCCGCACAGCTTCGTGAAGAACGACGCTTACCGCGGCTACCTGGAAGACCGCCGTCCGAACTCGCAGGCTGATCCGTACAAGATCGTCGAGCGCCTGACCCAGACCCTGAAGCTGGTTCCGGAAGCGTAA